Genomic window (Lycium barbarum isolate Lr01 chromosome 2, ASM1917538v2, whole genome shotgun sequence):
GAATAACACCGACATACCCATTACAAAGTGTATTCTCATTGCTTCACTCATGTCCGGGTACCTCGTCAATGTGGAGGTAATTATCCGAGATGAGATCAAGAACAAGTCCACTCAAAAGGGCACACCGCTCCCTTTTCCTTGTTTGATCACTGAATTATGCCGCCGGAAAAAGGTTCGTGATATTCCTCGGGTGGACAGAATGTTAAAGACTAACCAAACGATCAATTACACCAAGTTAGAACCGGGGACTAGAAAGAGAAAGCGGGTGAGCTCAGAGCCAAGAGCTTCGGGGACAACACTTGATGCTCATATTCTTGAGCCCGAAGACTTGGCCACAGATGGTGAGGAGATAGCTCCTAGAACCGCCCCTCGAGCTCTGAGGTCTGAACCTCCGAGTTCTTCTACTACAGTTTCCGCTGCCCTCGTTCCACCATCCACCACAGCAGCTCGTGGAGTGTCTACCGAGGGTATGCGAGTGCTTCGGGCAGCGGATGCTAAagttaattggttggttgagaagctTCCTAATTTTGTGAAAGAGGTTATTGAGGCAGCAATGGCACCCTACACTCAGGCGGTCACAGATATTAGGAAAGAGCGGGAAAAAATTAAGGAGCATATTCGCCAAATCGATCGTCGGTTAGTGCGTATTGAGGGGGGCAGTGAAGGCGGACTTCTTGCCATTCGGGCGGACCTAGATAAGGTCAAGAAGGATATTCGAGATTGAAAGTCCCCGACATTGAGctcagtgcacccattctaccatCCGGTGCCTCCTTATTCTTCACTGGGCCCATAGCACCTGCCATGCCTTCGGGTAAAAGAGTTAAGGAGCCTGCTggggaggaagaagaggaagaagaagaggaagaagaggaggaagaaagtAAGAAAGAATTTGACGAGGAGCTGGAGGGTGACCCAGCTGTTGAGGAGGCACGTACTTCCGCCCGGGCTGCTGGTATCGCTGAGGATGAGATTGACACATATGTGGCCATGCAGCAGTCCCTTGAGGCAAGCAGGAAATCCAGGAGGGCCTCCCGACCCCCGAGGGCGGGTGAGGCCAGTTCATCCACCGCCCCTCCAGTAGACACACGATTGCCCCCGTCTGTAGGGCCTGAGATATTGACACCCAGGCCAGAGGGTGATACTGCACCACCTCCATTGATAGTACCTCCGTTGGAAGTCCTCCCTGCTGATCAGACACCATCGGACGTCTGACGCATCCATCGTGAGTTACTCATCCCTTGtactacatttgatgcattggggacactaCATATTCTTTTTGTTGGGGGTGGGACAGCTCACGCTGCATatgtttatttttattattttaggaTAGCTCATGATTAAGTTTGTGCACTTGTAGTTTgtcattgccaagtataatagtgatggttgGTCGGTTTATAACATAAAGTTTTTGGCTTGTTTCATTTTTTTCATCGTATTTTGATAACACCCGACCCAAAAATTCTTGCATATGTACTCAGAGAGGAGGAGCAACACTAACATGACTCATTTGATGACACACAAATGTTTTGCAAAGcctagaatgatgggttgagaagtagCTAGAAGATAGCAAAGAaatccatgtgccatgtgtgtgagaagttattgttctagtcttgtgcagaattgtgatctagaacttgcccggaaagtatctcaaggcgaaatactaaactacacttgttcgaaaaaggatattaggctctctttggacCGCCACTAAACCGAAAAGTTCCTACCCATTGCATTGATATCCTAGTCAACCCATTTTTTTTGAGTcgtaactttgtttttcttttctttcattacaACCTTGTGACAGGCCCCATCCCTTTTGCCCTTGTTTATCCACCTTTTGACACCCTATCTCCCTAAGCAAATCGAATACGCTAAAATAGGCTAAAGCGcttaagtttgggggtggtagctggcaaaaaaaaatgtatatgtagATATATGTGTAAAGAAAGGTGTGTACATGTACATATAAATTTTATGTTTAGCAGTGAACACAAGggtgtgaataatggttgtgacGTAAGAAATAAATGGGGAAACTAGACAAGCAATAACGATATTGGCTAAAGGAGGCACGAATGGGCGAGTAATGCTTAAATGCTGAAGAAGGGACGGATTAGGTGAAAGAAGCATGTtcgaaaatgcttagggagacgtcaagtcactcttacccaaattaCATTCCACCTTAACCCCGAACCTTAGCTATGACCtgcaagtcctaattgattttgaacaaagtgtgtttacattagtgaagaaatacttaaagggaaagcttatggcaccacatttttatacttgtacattatcttttctgagtgtgagttgttctctccttattcgtcttttgtcccagttgctatttgtgaatatgtgtgtgtaggaCTTTTTTTGGTCttttgtgagggcatgtggattactaacctcaacgaaagaattacttcttgacgCTTCATTTAAAGCCGTTTCCTTAAAAGATAGAGTAACATTGTGTCACCAAGTGCAGCGGTTGGTTAATGCTCGCCCTTTGAGGAAAGGCACCATGTCTCGCAACAAGAGGGAGGGGAACTCATATTTTAAATGATTATGTTTTGACTGATCACGATCATCATTGTAGTACCTTAGCAATTGGCATATATTGTAGTTCTGTTTtaaatgcttgaggacaagcaaaagtataagtttgggggtgttgatgtgtcgtgaaattacggcacattcgacgccaactacttagtattttgtaaatccccaagtactttggatgtcgtttctcgtgtttttgtgttaatttgtagAGTAACATGTGCTGGAAGAAacttgaggcaaaatgaagcaaaaaccagcTGAATTGAACCAGGgcatcacctgcgaatcgcaggtactgcatgcgagtcgcaggtggtgcagcatctgTTGACAGAGATGGCCAAAGAAAACAGGACAGTGGTGCACCACATGCGAGTCACAGGTGGTACCTGCGAATCGCATTCCATGACGCAGATGCTGCTCCACAGCTGATTAAAGATGCGACACCTGCGATGATTTGGTGCAACctgctgatacgctcaaattacacctattaatggtataacgcggacgttgtcaaatatagtaacccaacaagattggggtcaaatcccacagggaacaatatgtaggcgatttaagcagattaggaattatcactaacaatagctagaccgaacgcatcaatggcggtttttgataaggttttgataaaatacggaaatataaattctaatctagaaagcaagtaaattgatcaatggcaatcaagaatggaataaaggaaactacttctcaagtaacgatccaatatatttcacaaattataaataataacaagtttatgttatttagcctcggataatgactctaaattaacttctcccgaagattaactacactgcccaattgaagatccctcaagcaattaggagcattaagaacacccgaatatggctacaagtagtatcgcctattcctaggtcaatttccattagatgagggttaacgtcccaaattcatgttaattattctatcccaatccCGTTTTTCCTCTTtcgagtttcaaacaaaataaatgggtgagtcctagggttagctactcccttgagaagttgaagaacaagaataattaaaataacaagaacttacttgaatataaataatgtcgatgaataaataagcacaacaagagtgtcaatcttaattgtcaccaagaaattcccataagcaaggattaaataaaagaaagaatatttacgtaggaaccctagcctccaaacttgagtATAATGCCAAAGATAATTTTTCAATACCCTcagttggctttttaaaagaactGGAATAACAAAAATCGTCAAAATCCAAGTTATGTTCAGATTGGGCCAAAAAACCTTCAACGCGAACGCGCCACGCGTCTGCGCGAATGCGTCGATGACGTCAGTACCACTCTCGCtattcagcgcgaacgcgtgaccTCCTAGAGCGAACGCGTAGAGTCACTCCTGCGCgtgggcgcgaacgcgtggattacctgcgcgaacgcgcaaagtaattttccaccaaaatttccagaatctccgttagtttccagtgatcaacttttttcctctttttcgcttgttttccactttggactctagggacctcgtattacctaaaacataataaaaaccacgtgaaatcacatagactttcccaaaaacaagtaaaacttaaagccgaaaagcatcgattgtggagtaaaatcacgccacatcacctgcgattcgcaggttgcacatgcgacaccaagtgtgATTCGCACCAGATGCGCGGGGGCATTTTTGtttggaaattgttcccgttttggacattctataaatagattttctagggttttggacttATTATTCTACAGCTTTTTAGTCTAGatttttgtggagctcatttattattggttggtgaagcctttaagagattccttttggcttttgtcatcttctccattcaatacttttgtaagctttatgaatacactttattttattgctttacctttaatgaatattagtagctaatctttttagctaaggttgtgggaccaaatgtgttagttatgtgattgggtttcatactcatactacatttatatgctaatggtgttttctattaactcttcaagcactaATGTCTTgtaatggtgtacaacattacttgtgccttaataccattacttttcttggaaaagaaagtagaggttaggaaaagagttaatagcaacaatttgggtcattaaatccatctaatagcttgagctaggaataggaaagctagttgaggctacatgggtgttctcttaaaaaacattctagggcttggaaaagtctaggatgaaatttgctaatttggttggaaaacttttggcaagattcgCGTGACCCTTGGTTTAATGCACTTAGGcaaataaataagttgaattgatacccaatcgcattactttccattggaaccacaaccttagtcccatttaccaatagtttacatcttataaccattcttagtcttgaatgaacaaacaacaatcaaaccattattatattcccctttcccttgaaatatagattaatagtcgggtgttacacttattaagtatatttcttcattgtattctctgtgggattcgaccccaacctcgttgggttctatatttgacaacgaccacTTACTCCTGATatcaaaggtgtaatttgggtgtATCAGTCAATACTATTAACTGAGGGATTTGacacataatttgtgtaagaatttTTATGCGAGCCCCGAgcattgggcgttaggcgtgtttagggcgtacagtcCTGCACTTAGGGCATAAGCCTCATAGAACTAAGCCTCACATGTAAGCCTCGAGGCGTCTTGCCAGTGCCGTGCCTCGGAGCGAGCCCCGAAACAAGTCCCAGAATTGCCTTTTAAAACACGGTTCATCACCGCTCCCTTCATCCAAATGGATTGAGGAATTTAATTCCTTTGTCTAGaacaaaagagaaagaagaaaaagtgAAAATGACAAGATGTTAAAAATATAGTATGTATTTTCCCTAGAAGTAATCTAAACACGTACACAACGTCTGTCAATAATATTTTGTATCTAATTTTTACAACCTAATTCAAAATGAAATCCATCTCTTCGTCCAAAGGGCAAGTGATTTATAATTTCTTTaatcaaaaaccaaaaaaaaaaaaaattaaaggggtGGTTTATTATAATGGAATTCTTCTCTATACACTAACATACAAGAAGGAAAAAATTCCTGGAATGTTCACTATAATGCACAATTCACCCCCTCAGCTTATATATAACTAGTCAAGGAACTTGCGCTTCGCGCAGTGGTATGTCTTTTTTAATGTTTAGTTGATTGGTTGATCTAAAGGAAATAAAAATTCTATAATAACAAAAGACAAAAAATATGTAATGTAAGACATTCAGAAGGAAAAATAAAATGCTAATGACAAAAATATAGCTACGAAAAGTCAAACAGAAAAGCAAATCAAAATAATCACATCATTGACTGTTTTCTTATAATTTTCATAATTAGAGAGTTCTCAAAAAACATTTCTCCTAATTTTAGAGGTGAAATTAAATGttcattttatttaaaaaaaaaaaactctttctaGTTTCAAATTGTGCAGGATGGAAAATATCAAGACCTTTGGAAAAGGGAACAAATAACAATGCCCTTTGCTGAATAGCAGAGGGCTTCACAAAACTGATGATTTTCTTCCTAATCCATCGCATTActtattaatattttatattactactccctctgtctcaaattaTCCATTACTTTCTCCAAAAGTATTTtgtttttcaataagtgcttattttaaaaaggtgTGGTGCTTGATCaagtttttgggagaaaataagtgcttctagGAGTAGTAGAagtagtttttcagaagctaaaaaaataacttttgcacagaagcacttttgagaaaaatacacttaaaagCAATTTttaaaagcttagccaaacacaaattgctgctcaaaagtactttttaaattaattggccaaacaggctataagttataatctctttccattaaatgtttactctatttatgtgcaATTTCCATTAATAACAAAGTTCTACTGAGGATAAAATAGGAAAAATAGTCAATtttgtcttgaacttctaaaacgacaaataatttgagataactatttttaataaccccgacagataatttgagacggggAGAGTATTATAGTTGTTCCATATATGCCTAATCTGTCATGGCTACTataaatagttgtctcaaattatttgtcttttagaagttcaaggcacaatttattattattttctcatTTGACCCTTAGtggaattttgtcattaatgaaaatgacacataaatagagtcaCTATTTAATGGAGAAATATTATaatttagacataaataaggggTAAAGTAGTCAAATGCCCCTCCTAATTGATATTGATTAAGAggcgtgtaaaaaaaaaaatgagacgGAGGGAGAATTATACTCCATTTGTTGGCAACCGTAAACTTTTTGAAAGTAATAGAACATactgttaatttttttttaatcctaaTAATAGCGGAACGTTAAAGGGCATTTATGCAGAGAATtgatgataagttggtattttatcaatttatttcttctttaagcTTAGACTTTTGCAAtgtttgattaaaaaaatagtgtatttaatgtcgtttacttccattttataggtttatgtgatttagaagtgatcggaagaaaccaagcgaaaataaagtcaaaaagaggtcaaattggacaaaaactgcacagttttgcaaaactgtcaaaagtggacagttttgcaaaaacgggacagaactgcaaaaaaggggcagaactgcaaaaactgaaatctggggcatattttatcatttttggaacttggaaaaattagggaactacaaaaggaagagaagggagcaattttattgatcttttgccattttgcaagcttggaggctagggttcatctacaccacactttggggttgaagatttgaagatttggttgagcatttcttaaacctttaattcatttcttcaatctcttgctttgtattgcatatctaagtgtgtagtgtttattttcttcacttgaatcttgcttatggaaatattctaggattaaagtgttggatgaaactcttgttatgcttatgtattgaatgatttttattcctaatgaagtgggttattgtttctttaattaatctcgttcttgaatgttttcaaagggattagctaaccctaggactcacccatttactttgattgagctcggaagaggaaatctaggttgggaaagattaattaacaagaatttgggtcattaaacccatctaataacttgagctcggaagaggatagttacttgagattcaattggttgtgcttgatatcacactctaaggtttggaaaagcttagagtgaaattcattgatttggttggaagactttcaatgagattttagaaactattatctattaacataaatccgctcttagttgtaatatcataaaatatattggatcgttacttgagtgtaatttcctttatatccatgcttgtggtcattgatcattttactcgctttctaggttagtttatatttttgcattagttataatattttctcaaaaaccaaaataatctatcatttggctttagcttagttggtgaaagttccttactttcttaatcgtcTAGCATattattccctgtgggatcgaccccgactcatagttgggtaaaatatattgcatacgaccgtgtacactttctctttgaggagtggatttggacgttatcaattgaTAAGGTGAGTTTGGACTCTTTAAAATatcatataaattaaaataaaaaaggataAAACGCAAAACTATTGATGTAAAAGATAAACAGAAATTGTGGCTTTAGAGAGTAGTAATATATGAAAAAGATAAAATAGAATACCGGTATTCTCCATAGCCTGTAGGAGACTATCAATGGTCTCCTTATGATACTCGTGTGATTGTTGAGAAAAGGTGAATTGACACAAGAATAGGGTTCTCACTCGTGGAACTGGCAAGGAATTGTTATTCGAATAGATAAAATTTATTGTTAAAGGCAAACCAATTCACAGTAAATTTAGTTACCAATACTAATTAATTAGAACGACACACCTTTTTGAAAGGTTACTTCATATTATTTTCCTTCTTCTTAAAATTaaaatatctatatctatatctatatatataaaataggagaggtaaAAGCAATGTagttaagccaagtggcaagctaataacaagtcacttggcaattttaagacaaagttaatgagaattagGACAAAGTAAATAAGAATTTTATAAAGGATTTTTTGCAAAAAGATAAAATTCAATTTCAAGATTAGAGTAGTTTTCAAATCTACTCGAAATCTGAAACCTGATTGAGTTTGAATTGCACAATACAGCTTTTGAATTTTTGGATAGAACTTTTAAATTTGAATTAGAAGATTAAACTTTGCATTTGAAGATAAATGTATTCTAACGCCTAAACCTAAAATATAGTTGAAGATAAATATATTCTAATGTTTAAACCTAAAATTTAGAACGTAGACATGATTAAAACAAGTTATATTAATTTTTCaagacaaaaaagaaaagaaaa
Coding sequences:
- the LOC132629025 gene encoding uncharacterized protein LOC132629025, with the protein product MPSGKRVKEPAGEEEEEEEEEEEEEESKKEFDEELEGDPAVEEARTSARAAGIAEDEIDTYVAMQQSLEASRKSRRASRPPRAGEASSSTAPPVDTRLPPSVGPEILTPRPEGDTAPPPLIVPPLEVLPADQTPSDVDCHSLKFKETSSVNLFLTPPICSHAAMPVKKDNYIEVKAQEHNKRQLKVLFSFRIEDLTEGRR